Proteins from one Microtus pennsylvanicus isolate mMicPen1 chromosome 7, mMicPen1.hap1, whole genome shotgun sequence genomic window:
- the Slc27a3 gene encoding long-chain fatty acid transport protein 3, translating into MAALLLLLPLLLLLPLLLKLDLWPQLRWLPADLAFTVRALRCKRALRDRALAAAAADPESPEGGCSLAWRLAHLARERPMHTFLIHGAQRFSYADAERESNRAARAFLRARGWAGGRGDSGTRSTKEGAGAAPVAGDPETGGETTAPPLGPRATVALLLPAGPEFLWLWFGLAKAGLRTAFVPTALRRGPLLHCLRSCRASALVLASEFLESLEPDLPALRAMGLHLWATGPEAHLAGISNLLSEAAAQVDEPVPGYLSAPQSMMDTCLYIFTSGTTGLPKAARISHLKVLQCQGFYQLCGVHQKDVIYLALPLYHMSGSLLGIVGCLGLGATVVLKPRFSASQFWEDCQKHGVTVFQYIGELCRYLVNQPPSQAERGHKVRLAVGSGLRPDTWERFVRRFGPLQILETYGMTEGNVATFNYTGQQGAVGRASWLYKHLFPFSLIRYDVLTGEPVRNAQGRCVATAPGEPGLLVAPVSQQSPFLGYAGAPELAQGKLLKDVFWPGDVFFNTGDLLVCDKQGFLHFHDRTGDTFRWKGENVATTEVAEVLEALNFLQEVNVYGVSVPGHEGRAGMAALALRPPQALDLVQLYAHVSENLPPYARPRFLRLQESLATTETFKQQKVRMANEGFDPSALPDPLYVLDQEVGAYLPLTPARYNALLSGDLRI; encoded by the exons ATGGCGGCTCTCCTATTGCTGCTGCCCCTACTCTtactgctgcctctgctgctgaaGTTGGACCTCTGGCCTCAGCTGCGCTGGCTGCCAGCAGACCTGGCCTTCACAGTGCGCGCCCTCCGCTGCAAAAGGGCCCTTCGAGATCGCGCGCTGGCCGCAGCGGCTGCAGACCCGGAGAGCCCCGAGGGCGGCTGCAGCCTGGCCTGGCGCCTCGCACACCTGGCCCGGGAGCGCCCGATGCACACTTTCCTCATTCACGGAGCTCAGCGCTTCAGCTACGCGGACGCCGAGCGCGAGAGCAACCGGGCTGCTCGCGCTTTCCTGCGCGCACGCGGCTGGGCCGGGGGCCGAGGCGACTCGGGCACCCGCAGCACCAAGGAAGGCGCAGGCGCGGCGCCTGTGGCCGGAGACCCGGAGACTGGAGGAGAGACGACCGCACCCCCTCTGGGACCGAGGGCGACTGTGGCGCTACTCCTCCCTGCGGGCCCGGAATTCCTATGGCTTTGGTTCGGACTGGCCAAAGCCGGCCTGCGCACGGCCTTCGTGCCCACCGCCCTCCGCCGAGGGCCCCTGCTGCATTGCCTCCGCAGCTGCCGTGCAAGCGCGCTGGTGCTGGCGTCAG AGTTCCTGGAGTCCCTGGAGCCGGATCTGCCCGCCCTGAGAGCCATGGGGCTCCACCTGTGGGCGACCGGCCCCGAAGCTCATCTTGCTGGAATCAGCAATTTGCTGTCCGAGGCTGCAGCCCAAGTGGATGAGCCAGTGCCTGGGTACCTCTCTGCCCCCCAGAGCATGATGGACACCTGCCTGTACATCTTCACCTCTGGGACTACCG GCCTGCCCAAGGCTGCTCGCATCAGTCACCTGAAGGTCCTGCAATGCCAGGGGTTCTACCAGCTGTGTGGTGTTCACCAGAAGGATGTGATCTACCTCGCGCTCCCACTGTACCACATGTCTGGCTCCCTGCTGGGCATCGTGGGCTGCTTGGGCCTTG GTGCCACGGTGGTACTCAAGCCCAGGTTCTCAGCTAGCCAGTTCTGGGAAGATTGCCAGAAGCACGGTGTGACAGTATTCCAGTACATTGGGGAGCTGTGCCGATACCTCGTCAACCAGCCCCCG AGCCAGGCAGAACGTGGCCACAAGGTCCGgctggcagtgggcagtgggctgCGCCCGGACACCTGGGAGCGTTTCGTGCGGCGCTTTGGGCCTCTGCAGATCCTGGAGACATATGGGATGACAGAGGGCAACGTGGCTACTTTCAACTACACGGGACAACAGGGTGCCGTGGGGCGCGCGTCCTGGCTGTACAAG cacctcttccccttctccttgaTTCGATACGATGTCCTGACAGGGGAGCCTGTTCGGAATGCCCAGGGGCGTTGTGTGGCCACAGCTCCAG GTGAGCCAGGGCTATTGGTGGCCCCGGTGAGCCAGCAGTCCCCTTTTCTGGGCTACGCTGGGGCTCCAGAACTGGCCCAGGGGAAGCTGCTGAAGGATGTCTTCTGGCCTGGGGACGTTTTCTTTAATACTGGGGACCTCTTGGTCTGTGATAAGCAAGGCTTTCTTCATTTCCATGATCGTACGGGAGACACCTTCAG GTGGAAGGGGGAGAATGTGGCCACTACGGAAGTGGCGGAAGTCTTGGAGGCCTTGAACTTCCTGCAGGAGGTGAACGTCTATGGAGTCAGTGTGCCAG ggcACGAAGGCAGGGCTGGCATGGCAGCCTTGGCCCTGCGACCCCCACAGGCTTTGGACCTTGTTCAGCTGTACGCCCACGTTTCTGAGAACTTACCACCGTATGCGCGACCCCGATTCCTCAGGCTCCAG GAGTCTCTGGCCACTACCGAGACCTTCAAACAGCAGAAGGTTCGGATGGCGAATGAGGGCTTTGACCCCAGCGCTCTGCCAGACCCTCTTTATGTCCTAGACCAGGAAGTGGGTGCCTACCTGCCCCTCACACCTGCCCGCTACAATGCCCTCCTCTCTGGAGACCTTAGAATCTGA